In Dermacentor variabilis isolate Ectoservices unplaced genomic scaffold, ASM5094787v1 scaffold_15, whole genome shotgun sequence, a single genomic region encodes these proteins:
- the Cdk9 gene encoding cyclin-dependent kinase 9, which translates to MSSNTSTQQQQLVNKLEDFEFPYCDDVAKYEKIAKIGQGTFGEVFKAGHKQTKKLVALKKVLMENEKEGFPITALREIKILQLLKHENVVNLIEICRTKATPFNRCKATFYLVFDFCEHDLAGLLSNINVKFSLGEIKKVMQQLLNGLYFIHSNKILHRDMKAANILITKAGVLKLADFGLARAFSLSKTGQPNRYTNRVVTLWYRPPELLLGERNYGPPVDMWGAGCIMAEMWTRSPIMQGNTEQHQISLISQLCGSLTPDVWPGVEKLELYAKLNLPKGQKRKVKERLKAYVKDPYALDLLDKLLHLDPSKRCDSDSALNHDFFWTDPMPCDLAKMLSQHTQSMFEYLAPPRRRVMQQQPPQGPHHPPKVPSASDGQYHDRVF; encoded by the exons ATGAGCTCAAACACAAGCACTCAACAACAGCAGCTCGTGAACAAACTCGAGGATTTCGAATTCCCATACTGCGACGATGTCGCGAAGTACGAGAAGATCGCCAAGATCGGTCAGGGAACGTTCGG cgagGTGTTCAAAGCCGGACACAAACAGACAAAGAAGCTGGTCGCCCTCAAAAAGGTGCTCATGGAAAACGAAAAGGAAGGC TTTCCCATTACTGCATTGCGTGAGATTAAGATCCTGCAGCTCCTCAAGCACGAGAACGTGGTCAACCTGATCGAGATCTGTCGCACAAAAG CAACCCCTTTCAACCGCTGCAAGGCCACATTCTATTTGGTTTTTGACTTCTGCGAGCACGACTTGGCAGGTCTGCTCAGCAACATCAATGTCAAGTTTTCACTGGGTGAGATCAAGAAGGTTATGCAGCAGCTTCTCAATGGCCTCTACTTCATTCATAGCAATAAG ATCCTGCACCGTGACATGAAGGCAGCCAACATCCTCATCACCAAGGCTGGCGTGCTGAAGCTCGCTGACTTTGGACTGGCCAGGGCCTTCTCCTTGAGCAAGACTGGGCAGCCTAACCGTTACACCAACCGGGTGGTCACACTGTGGTATCGTCCCCCCGAGCTGCTGCTGGGCGAGCGCAACTACGGTCCCCCCGTGGACATGTGGGGCGCTGGCTGTATCATGGCCGAGATGTGGACCCGCTCGCCCATCATGCAGGGCAACACAGAGCAGCACCAGATCAGCCTCATCAGCCAGCTGTGCGGCTCGCTCACACCTGACGTCTGGCCCGGTGTGGAGAAGCTCGAGTTGTACGCCAAGCTCAACCTGCCCAAGGGACAGAAGCGCAAGGTCAAGGAACGGCTCAAG GCATACGTGAAGGACCCCTATGCACTGGACCTACTGGACAAGTTACTGCACCTGGACCCGAGCAAGCGGTGCGACAGTGACAGTGCGCTCAACCATGACTTCTTCTGGACAGACCCGATGCCATGCGACCTGGCCAAGATGCTGTCACAGCACACGCAGTCCATGTTTGAGTACCTTGCACCCCCACGGCGTCGGGTAATGCAGCAGCAGCCACCACAGGGGCCACATCACCCACCCAAGGTGCCTTCCGCTTCCGACGGGCAGTACCACGACCGCGTCTTCTGA